From a region of the Impatiens glandulifera chromosome 4, dImpGla2.1, whole genome shotgun sequence genome:
- the LOC124934847 gene encoding clathrin coat assembly protein AP180-like yields the protein MPSKLKKAIGAVKDQTSIGLARVSSVDATISNLEVAVLRATTHDDEDHIDPRHVQEILSLVSSNKSNAAACARAIGKRIGRTRTWAVAIKSLVLVLRIFQDGDPYFPREVLHAMKRGAKILNLSSFRDDSSSSSPWDYSAFVRTFSLYLDERLDCILTGKLQRRMITNPRGADADVHHSRHHRSMSGKLINETLREMKPGMLLDKISCWQELLDRAVATRPTGAAKTNNLVKISLYAIVHESFHLYKDISDGLALLLEGFFELPYNSCVNVFQTCMKATKQFEELAAFYDLCKSIGVGRASEYPTIQRISEELLQSLQEFLKDRSSFSITKDYISTPKKSMFSFPTINDQEPTHRPSLEDLLSATELSSGKDQPSISIDLETYSINHDRDFEKQMLQTSTKNGDDTCSTKSLPSSNSNSIMNLLDDWPNKDVQDNTCEQIEPIPPISWELVLFDQDTDNNKISNNGFEDLLGQSHEGWELMLTQTVTPSSAQTPDKPFQQHYNPFLQDTPENDEHIFNTIPTFQVTPTFQADTVDSIGEFDPFARVVSEEDDQSFGTMLIPQNLEQQQQMWLQQQNKIIERQVP from the coding sequence ATGCCGAGTAAACTCAAGAAAGCAATAGGAGCCGTTAAAGACCAAACAAGCATCGGTTTAGCCAGAGTCTCCTCCGTCGACGCCACAATCTCCAATCTCGAAGTCGCCGTTCTCCGAGCCACCACCCACGACGATGAAGATCACATCGACCCTCGTCACGTCCAAGAAATCCTCTCCCTCGTCTCCTCCAACAAATCCAACGCCGCCGCCTGCGCCCGCGCCATTGGTAAACGCATCGGCAGGACTCGAACATGGGCTGTAGCCATCAAATCATTAGTCCTAGTCCTCCGCATTTTCCAAGACGGCGATCCATATTTCCCAAGAGAAGTCCTCCATGCAATGAAACGTGGAGCCAAGATCCTAAACCTCTCCAGCTTTCGCGACGATTCCAGCTCTTCAAGCCCATGGGATTACTCAGCATTCGTCCGAACCTTCTCATTGTACCTAGACGAACGTCTAGATTGTATCTTAACAGGAAAACTCCAACGCCGCATGATCACCAACCCCCGTGGAGCAGATGCCGACGTCCACCACTCCCGTCATCATCGTAGCATGAGTGGGAAATTGATAAACGAGACTCTCCGGGAGATGAAACCAGGTATGTTACTCGATAAGATCTCATGCTGGCAAGAACTTCTCGACCGAGCCGTTGCAACTCGGCCGACAGGAGCAGCTAAAACGAACAATCTCGTGAAAATCTCTCTTTACGCCATCGTTCACGAGAGTTTTCATCTCTACAAGGATATATCCGACGGGCTGGCGCTCCTGCTCGAAGGATTCTTCGAGCTCCCATACAATTCATGCGTGAACGTCTTCCAAACATGCATGAAGGCCACCAAGCAGTTCGAAGAACTCGCCGCGTTCTATGATCTATGTAAGAGCATTGGCGTCGGGAGAGCCTCAGAATATCCTACCATACAGAGGATTTCTGAGGAGTTATTGCAATCCTTGCAGGAATTTCTCAAGGACCGGTCTTCTTTCTCAATCACTAAAGATTATATTTCTACCCCAAAGAAATCAATGTTTTCGTTCCCTACAATCAATGATCAGGAACCCACACACCGACCCTCGTTGGAGGATCTACTTAGCGCGACAGAGTTGTCCTCCGGGAAAGATCAGCCCTCCATCTCAATCGATCTCGAGACATATTCCATTAACCACGATCGCGATTTCGAGAAGCAAATGCTACAAACTAGTACTAAGAATGGTGACGACACCTGCTCCACTAAATCATTGccaagctcgaactcaaactcgATCATGAACCTATTAGACGACTGGCCGAATAAAGATGTGCAAGACAACACATGTGAACAAATAGAACCAATTCCACCCATAAGTTGGGAGCTGGTACTGTTTGATCAAGACACAGATAATAACAAAATCTCCAACAATGGCTTTGAAGATCTGCTTGGCCAGAGCCATGAAGGATGGGAGCTAATGCTAACACAAACAGTAACTCCATCTTCAGCACAAACTCCGGATAAACCATTTCAGCAGCATTATAATCCATTTCTGCAAGATACACCAGAAAATGATGAACATATATTTAACACAATCCCAACATTTCAAGTAACACCTACCTTTCAAGCAGACACTGTTGATTCAATCGGTGAATTTGATCCTTTTGCTAGGGTCGTATCTGAGGAAGATGATCAGAGTTTTGGTACGATGTTGATTCCTCAGAACTTGGAGCAGCAACAACAAATGTGGTTGCAGCagcaaaacaaaattattgagAGACAAGTTCcttaa